In Mercurialis annua linkage group LG5, ddMerAnnu1.2, whole genome shotgun sequence, a single genomic region encodes these proteins:
- the LOC126681310 gene encoding probable carboxylesterase 11, giving the protein MPSVAVKLYSVFFKFLLKHRLQNRIQTPLDGNSYGVTTRPEESVSASNPSFTDGVATKDIHIDPFTSLSIRIFLPESALNPPDRQSDSRNPKPKVNNNNNQNPHIVRRNSLDYSGSSSPPLPPTTVKARDEARRYSYGGSNDVNNESLNNGVYRGYSPNVDKPRKLPVMLQFHGGGWVSGSNDSVANDFFCRRIAKLCDVIVVAVGYRLAPENKYPAAFEDGLKVLNWLGKQANLSECSKSMGSVKGSAEFKKDDLARHIVDAFGASMVEPWLAAHGDLSRCVLLGVSCGANIADYVARKAVEAGKRLDPVKVVAQVLMYPFFIGSVPTHSEIKLANSYFYDKPMCMLAWKLFLPEEEFSLDHTAANPLVPGREPPLKLMPPTLTVVAEHDWMRDRAIAYSEELRKVNVDAPVLEYKDAVHEFATLDMLLKTPQAQACTEDIAIWVKKYISLRGHEFSY; this is encoded by the exons atgcCAAGCGTGGCTGTAAAGTTATACAGTGTGTTCTTCAAGTTCTTATTGAAACACCGATTACAAAATCGGATCCAAACGCCGCTCGATGGCAACTCATACGGTGTCACAACCCGACCCGAAGAATCCGTATCAGCATCCAACCCCTCTTTCACCGACGGTGTTGCCACTAAAGATATCCACATAGACCCCTTTACTTCTCTCTCAATTCGGATCTTTCTGCCCGAATCAGCTCTAAATCCACCTGATCGGCAGTCCGATTCAAGAAACCCTAAACCAaaagttaataataataataaccaaAACCCTCACATTGTGAGGAGAAATAGTCTTGATTACAGTGGATCATCGTCCCCGCCGCTGCCGCCAACGACGGTGAAAGCTAGAGATGAAGCTAGAAGGTATAGCTACGGTGGTAGTAATGATGTTAACAATGAGTCTTTAAATAATGGTGTTTACAGAGGGTATTCGCCGAATGTTGATAAACCAAGGAAATTGCCTGTAATGTTACAATTCCATGGTGGTGGTTGGGTTAGCGGGAGTAATGATTCCGTTGCGAATGATTTCTTTTGTCGACGGATTGCTAAATTATGTGATGTTATTGTTGTTGCTGTTGGGTATAGATTGGCTCCGGAGAATAAGTACCCGGCTGCTTTTGAAGATGGATTAAAGGTTTTGAATTGGTTAGGGAAGCAGGCTAATTTGTCTGAGTGTAGTAAATCTATGGGGAGTGTTAAAGGTAGTGCAGAGTTTAAGAAGGATGATCTCGCTAGACATATTGTTGATGCTTTTGGTGCTTCTATGGTTGAGCCGTGGCTTGCCGCTCATGGTGATCTATCCAG ATGTGTTTTACTTGGCGTAAGTTGCGGTGCAAATATTGCAGACTATGTGGCTAGAAAAGCTGTAGAGGCAGGCAAGCGTTTGGACCCTGTCAAGGTTGTCGCTCAGGTCTTAATGTATCCATTCTTTATTGGGAGTGTCCCCACACATTCTGAAATAAAGTTGGCAAACTCCTACTTCTATGATAAGCCAATGTGCATGCTTGCTTGGAAACTCTTCCTGCCAGAGGAAGAGTTCAGCCTGGACCATACAGCCGCCAACCCTTTGGTCCCTGGCAGGGAACCTCCATTAAAACTCATGCCCCCAACACTTACAGTGGTGGCAGAACATGACTGGATGAGAGACCGAGCCATTGCTTACTCTGAGGAGCTGAGAAAGGTGAACGTGGATGCACCTGTTCTTGAATATAAGGATGCAGTTCATGAATTTGCAACTCTTGACATGCTTTTAAAGACACCTCAGGCCCAGGCATGTACCGAGGACATTGCTATCTGGGTCAAGAAGTACATTTCACTACGAGGCCATGAGTTTTCGTACTGA
- the LOC126682503 gene encoding serine/threonine protein phosphatase 2A 57 kDa regulatory subunit B' theta isoform-like translates to MIKQILNRLPRKPSKSSENHDGGGVSNSSSNSRNSNLSGGKNPSLGTTSLSGVNSISNIASNGNTLSQGVKSKLNGNQSASYEALPSFKDVPNSEKQNLFIRKVNLCCVVFDFTDPSKNLKEKDIKRQTLLELVDYVSFSNGKFSETMMQELVKMVSINLFRTISFPPRENKVLEAFDMDEDEPLMDPAWPHLQAVYDILLRFVTSPETDAKLAKRYVDHSFVLRLLDLFDSEDPREREYLKTVVHRIYGKFMVHRPFIRKAINSIFYQFTFETEKHNGIAELLEILGSIINGFALPLKEEHKLFLVRALIPLHKAKCLPMYHQQLSYSITQFVEKDCKLADTVIRGLLKYWPLTNSSKEVMFLGELEEVLEATQPAEFQRCMVPLFRRIGRCLSCSHFQVAERALFLWNNDHIENLIKQNRKVILPIIFPALERNTMLHWNQAVQSLTLNVRKIFSDIDPELFEECLLKFQEDEIREKEMKLKRETIWKRVEEIAAMKAASNEPVPISPKTITRLPSG, encoded by the exons ATGATCAAACAGATACTGAACAGGCTTCCCCGGAAACCGTCCAAGTCATCTGAGAATCACGATGGAGGGGGAGTATCGAATTCTTCTAGTAACTCAAGAAATAGTAATTTATCTGGTGGCAAGAATCCAAGCTTAGGTACGACATCTTTATCAGGGGTAAATTCGATTTCAAATATAGCATCGAATGGCAATACACTTTCCCAAGGTGTGAAATCCAAGCTGAACGGGAATCAATCTGCTTCTTATGAGGCATTGCCTAGTTTCAAAGATGTTCCGAATTCTGAGAAGCAGAACTTGTTTATCAGAAAGGTAAATCTATGTTGCGTTGTGTTTGACTTTACTGACCCTTCGAAGAACCTCAAAGAAAAGGACATCAAGCGACAAACGTTGTTAGAGCTTGTGGATTACGTTTCTTTTTCGAATGGGAAATTCTCAGAAACTATGATGCAAGAGCTTGTTAAAATGGtttctataaatttatttcGAACAATCTCTTTCCCGCCACGTGAGAACAAAGTTTTGGAAGCATTTGATATGGATGAGGACGAGCCCTTGATGGACCCTGCATGGCCTCATTTACAGGCTGTGTATGATATCCTCCTGCGGTTTGTAACGTCACCTGAGACAGATGCAAAATTGGCTAAGAGATACGTTGATCACTCTTTTGTTCTCAGGTTGCTAGATCTTTTTGATTCCGAGGACCCCAGAGAGAGGGAATATTTAAAAACTGTTGTGCACCGCATCTATGGGAAATTTATGGTGCACAGGCCATTCATCAGAAAAGCAATTAACAgcatcttttatcaatttaccTTTGAAACTGAGAAACATAATGGGATTGCAGAGTTGTTAGAGATTCTGGGAAGTATAATCAATGGTTTTGCTCTGCCTCTGAAGGAAGAGCACAAACTTTTTCTGGTCCGAGCACTCATTCCACTACACAAAGCAAAATGCTTACCCATGTACCACCAGCAGTTATCATACTCCATTACACAGTTTGTGGAGAAAGACTGCAAGCTTGCTGACACTGTTATACGGGGGCTGCTAAAATATTGGCCATTAACTAATAGTTCAAAAGAGGTTATGTTCTTAGGTGAACTGGAGGAAGTCTTAGAAGCAACACAGCCTGCTGAGTTCCAACGCTGCATGGTACCCTTGTTCCGCCGGATTGGCCGTTGCTTGAGCTGTTCACATTTTCAG gTTGCAGAGAGGGCTTTGTTCCTATGGAATAACGATCACATTGAAAACTTAATCAAACAGAACCGCAAAGTTATACTACCAATTATCTTCCCTGCTTTGGAGAGAAACACAATGCTGCATTGGAATCAGGCAGTACAAAGCTTGACACTTAATGTTCGTAAGATATTTTCCGATATTGATCCAGAGCTCTTTGAGGAGTGCCTGCTTAAGTTTCAAGAAGATGAAATACGAGAGAAGGAAATGAAGTTGAAACGTGAAACCATATGGAAACGTGTAGAGGAGATTGCTGCAATGAAGGCTGCTAGTAATGAACCAGTCCCTATCTCTCCAAAAACTATAACCCGTCTGCCATCTGGCTAG